In one Sporomusa sphaeroides DSM 2875 genomic region, the following are encoded:
- a CDS encoding type II toxin-antitoxin system death-on-curing family toxin translates to MRGLSVSDIIILHQKVIDKTGGSHGIRDIGLIESAVSRAYATFGGNDLYETVEEKIAATAYSLVSNHGFVDGNKRIGIAAMLLLLQLNGYKLQYSQQELIDLGLGLAAGNLDENDIQRWIKAHR, encoded by the coding sequence ATGCGTGGTTTGTCCGTTTCGGATATTATCATATTACATCAAAAGGTTATAGATAAGACTGGGGGAAGTCATGGTATACGGGATATCGGTTTGATTGAGAGTGCTGTTAGCCGGGCATATGCTACTTTTGGTGGCAATGACTTATATGAAACGGTTGAAGAAAAAATTGCGGCTACTGCTTACAGTCTTGTAAGCAATCATGGCTTTGTTGACGGTAACAAGCGAATCGGCATTGCTGCTATGTTATTGCTCTTGCAATTGAACGGATATAAATTGCAGTACAGTCAGCAAGAATTAATTGATTTGGGGCTGGGGTTAGCTGCTGGAAATCTTGATGAAAATGATATACAGCGATGGATTAAAGCGCACCGATAA
- a CDS encoding sigma-70 family RNA polymerase sigma factor: MDEAMQNVIEEFLEQDDNLFYSPVALQYTTSDIEQFKAGLANLQAMDIETSLFMKCMHSSLQLLKRMVDERDFVMFFNHYIKGKTHEVLAHELDTSQSTITRHCRAVLKKLSIILYPDLTLQKVFFNV, from the coding sequence ATGGATGAAGCAATGCAAAATGTAATAGAAGAATTTTTGGAACAAGACGATAATTTATTCTATAGTCCAGTGGCATTGCAGTATACGACTTCAGACATTGAACAATTTAAAGCTGGGTTGGCAAATTTACAGGCTATGGACATAGAAACGTCTTTATTTATGAAGTGTATGCATTCTTCATTACAATTATTAAAACGTATGGTTGATGAACGAGACTTTGTTATGTTTTTCAATCATTATATCAAAGGTAAAACACATGAAGTCCTAGCACATGAGTTGGATACTTCCCAAAGTACAATTACCCGTCATTGCAGGGCCGTATTAAAAAAATTATCTATTATCCTATATCCTGATTTGACTTTACAAAAGGTTTTTTTCAATGTCTAA
- a CDS encoding site-specific integrase, with product MELVEPIRSKKQIEAVKRYLKAGNIRDYLLFVLGINSGLRISDLLSLQVQDVKRKERISLKEQKTGKTKDFPLSDTCQKAIKEYLQATGLEAGYLFPSRKGVGAISRVQAYRILSQAANMVGIKEAVGTHTLRKTFGYWAYQAGTNITRIQKLLNHSAPSVTLAYIGITKEELDDVYINLNL from the coding sequence ATGGAATTGGTTGAGCCAATCAGAAGCAAAAAACAGATAGAGGCAGTAAAACGCTATTTGAAAGCTGGAAATATTCGAGACTATCTTTTGTTTGTGTTAGGCATTAATAGCGGCTTACGCATTAGCGATTTACTCTCCTTACAGGTGCAGGACGTAAAGCGTAAAGAACGTATCAGTTTAAAGGAACAGAAAACTGGGAAGACAAAAGATTTCCCACTATCAGATACATGCCAAAAAGCAATCAAAGAATATTTACAAGCTACAGGGTTGGAAGCAGGTTATTTGTTTCCTTCGCGCAAGGGAGTGGGTGCAATAAGTCGTGTGCAGGCTTATAGAATTCTTTCTCAAGCTGCCAATATGGTCGGAATTAAGGAGGCTGTAGGAACGCACACTCTGCGAAAAACATTTGGCTACTGGGCTTATCAGGCGGGAACGAATATTACTCGCATACAAAAACTTTTAAACCACTCTGCGCCAAGTGTTACGCTTGCTTATATCGGTATTACCAAAGAGGAATTGGATGATGTATATATTAATTTAAATCTATAG
- a CDS encoding XkdQ/YqbQ family protein — protein sequence MNNVQILINNNGKLQEPCIEEGITWETERKCAPGKLTFSVLNDSTLDFTEGNHVRMAVDGKNVFYGFVFTKRRDKDGIIKVTAYDQLRYLKNKHTMAYIGLTASQLIKMLASQFQMRVGEIEDTEYVIPQMIEDGQTLFDIIYDALDLTLDNKKKRYVLYDDFGKLTLKNIENMKLDLLIDATSAEDFDYTSSIDQNTYNRVKLVYDNKDTGKREVFVSPQDPEEFTASENIKKWGVLQYCEKIDENAINPQAKADALLGLYNKKTRSLSISNAFGDIRVRAGSHIAVQLDLGDIRVNNYMLVERAKHVFTNNQHIMNLSLRGRDIFE from the coding sequence ATGAATAATGTTCAAATTTTAATCAATAATAACGGGAAATTGCAAGAGCCTTGCATAGAGGAAGGTATTACTTGGGAAACAGAGCGTAAGTGTGCACCGGGTAAGTTAACTTTTAGTGTTTTAAATGACAGTACCTTGGACTTTACAGAAGGAAATCATGTGAGGATGGCCGTAGACGGAAAAAATGTTTTTTATGGGTTCGTATTCACCAAGAGACGTGATAAGGACGGGATTATCAAGGTAACTGCTTATGACCAACTGCGATATTTGAAGAATAAGCACACTATGGCGTATATAGGGCTTACTGCTTCTCAATTGATAAAAATGCTTGCCTCACAATTTCAAATGAGGGTGGGGGAAATTGAAGATACTGAATATGTTATACCTCAGATGATAGAAGATGGGCAAACATTGTTTGACATCATTTACGATGCATTAGATTTAACTCTAGACAATAAGAAAAAAAGATATGTTCTTTATGATGATTTTGGCAAGCTCACACTTAAAAATATTGAAAATATGAAGCTTGATTTACTCATAGATGCCACTAGTGCGGAGGATTTTGATTATACATCAAGCATTGATCAGAATACTTATAATCGTGTCAAACTGGTCTACGATAATAAGGACACCGGCAAGCGGGAAGTATTTGTTTCTCCACAAGACCCGGAAGAGTTTACTGCATCAGAAAATATTAAGAAATGGGGCGTACTCCAATATTGCGAAAAGATTGATGAAAACGCAATTAATCCCCAGGCCAAGGCAGATGCACTACTAGGGTTATATAATAAGAAAACACGTAGTTTGTCCATTAGCAATGCTTTTGGAGATATCCGAGTTAGAGCCGGTTCCCATATTGCTGTACAGCTTGATTTAGGCGATATCCGCGTAAATAATTATATGCTGGTAGAACGGGCCAAGCATGTATTCACCAACAATCAACACATAATGAATCTAAGTTTGAGAGGGCGTGATATTTTTGAATAA
- a CDS encoding SIR2 family protein, with protein sequence MRGFTIESVKKIQEASQKNKLVLFVGAGVSANSGLPSWGSLISYFAKGIGKEADKYTNEEYLKIPQYYFNERGKKEYYDIINKVFSVDIKPTAIHDILLSLNPAHIVTTNYDDLIEMAAHSNGVFYDVVGQDKDLPYTPNGKMLIKMHGDLKFKNIVLKEDDYLSYSFNFRLIENFIKSLFATHIILFVGYSVNDPNVHLIFQWVKDILKEDFQHAYLLDIGNMEEKGNIDRIQFEYYKKKGINILYCSEVKDLVESLVVSDNLLDGLHPKGKFLYKFLNFVKKYQEPESKIETMYKKLEVFEPLNKVLPDDIIRILDISKTSDLDKDCIRTHSEDIIKFTEEVDCLSKKKDLLNDDKVLKEKIDIINKTFQKANIRGFEDVNGKVIYNVPSVEIKADEVFEAIQNFNYVFLSNILDCELQKPLNKDIDYFRRAFLHYKFRDYFLAYNIFKDASAMFFDNKKYLLFFISEFNRKHIGRLITQGSFINPICDKNLTAEIQTIDLNEIYNSLPLEERKAISFIKEELLNFQFVYKYHNRVFLLQNEVSKEKDVIRVGGASPIIKTEIQLNNFWEYITYNYLLIGHYSELKAFYHTIAETMLISYTTEEINPEDNILKIPIRRSKLRKIPYSIMFLMISNIEEKEISLLFDKYKINELEMEKNDIDKCISAFKNLVDSIIRFKTIFPNNDMLDESLAALSYVNIGIDNFKVIMTKINELQRLSSLTYNNYKNISNFIVIQHNKFKENIDSEIIYDFIQNYVIKIVDNRASAWDLEATKTMGVIEDFVSVIISKEGNFLKDISRVINNLIWKINNDKNLTDYRTRFFTRVIIPLFKIANGNIKEELISLINNELKTNFNVELYVVACLRDVITPNQEFEECFINTLVSFVDKANGNSIPNPIDTYMGYLINLIYAKKVVEINKYDVFKGKSDLFDFIYDMNNFNFSKFDLKWLTQLPEAINNRIIEVDGAKELIKNKIREFIISGSAEISLIKLYFEYYE encoded by the coding sequence ATGAGAGGATTTACTATTGAAAGCGTAAAAAAAATACAAGAAGCTTCTCAGAAAAATAAACTTGTTCTATTTGTAGGTGCAGGAGTATCTGCAAATTCAGGATTACCATCATGGGGAAGTCTAATTAGTTATTTTGCTAAAGGAATCGGCAAAGAAGCTGATAAATATACTAATGAAGAGTATTTGAAAATTCCTCAGTATTATTTTAATGAGAGAGGAAAAAAAGAATATTATGATATTATCAATAAAGTATTTTCTGTAGATATTAAACCAACTGCTATTCATGATATATTGCTTTCACTTAATCCTGCTCATATTGTTACTACAAATTATGATGATTTAATAGAAATGGCAGCACATTCAAATGGGGTGTTTTATGATGTTGTAGGTCAAGACAAGGATTTACCATATACCCCCAATGGAAAAATGTTGATAAAGATGCATGGCGATTTGAAATTTAAAAACATTGTATTAAAAGAGGATGATTATTTATCTTATTCTTTCAATTTTAGATTGATAGAAAATTTTATAAAATCATTATTTGCTACACATATAATTTTATTTGTCGGTTATTCAGTTAATGACCCTAATGTTCATCTAATATTTCAATGGGTTAAAGATATTCTTAAAGAAGATTTTCAGCATGCTTATCTTCTGGATATTGGAAATATGGAAGAGAAAGGGAATATCGACAGAATTCAATTTGAATACTATAAAAAGAAAGGCATAAATATTCTGTATTGCTCAGAAGTGAAAGACTTGGTTGAGAGTCTTGTTGTTAGCGATAATTTACTTGATGGGTTACATCCTAAAGGGAAATTTCTATATAAATTCTTAAACTTTGTAAAAAAGTATCAAGAACCAGAAAGTAAAATAGAAACTATGTACAAAAAATTAGAGGTCTTTGAGCCACTAAACAAAGTACTACCTGATGATATTATAAGAATCCTTGATATTTCTAAAACGTCTGATTTAGATAAGGACTGTATAAGAACTCATTCAGAGGACATTATTAAATTTACTGAGGAAGTGGATTGCCTTAGTAAAAAAAAGGATTTGTTAAATGACGATAAGGTATTAAAAGAAAAAATTGATATCATTAATAAAACTTTTCAGAAGGCAAATATTCGGGGATTTGAAGATGTTAACGGTAAAGTTATATATAATGTTCCGTCGGTTGAAATTAAAGCAGATGAAGTTTTTGAGGCAATACAAAATTTCAATTATGTATTTCTTTCTAATATACTTGATTGTGAATTGCAAAAACCTTTAAATAAAGACATTGATTATTTTCGTAGAGCTTTTTTGCACTATAAATTTCGGGATTATTTTTTAGCATACAATATTTTCAAAGATGCATCTGCAATGTTTTTTGATAATAAAAAATATCTTTTGTTTTTTATATCTGAATTTAATAGAAAGCATATTGGTAGATTAATAACGCAAGGAAGTTTTATTAATCCAATATGTGATAAGAACTTAACTGCTGAAATCCAAACTATTGATTTGAATGAAATTTATAATAGTTTGCCCTTAGAAGAGCGCAAAGCAATTTCTTTTATTAAAGAAGAATTATTAAATTTTCAGTTTGTTTATAAATATCATAATAGAGTATTTTTGTTGCAGAATGAGGTGTCGAAAGAAAAAGATGTTATTAGAGTGGGGGGAGCCTCGCCAATAATAAAAACCGAAATTCAGCTTAATAACTTTTGGGAGTATATAACATATAATTATTTACTAATTGGACATTATTCAGAATTGAAAGCGTTTTATCATACAATAGCCGAAACAATGCTAATTAGTTACACTACAGAAGAAATTAATCCTGAAGACAATATTCTAAAAATACCTATTCGCAGAAGTAAACTCAGGAAAATACCATACTCTATAATGTTCTTAATGATTAGTAATATCGAAGAAAAGGAAATATCATTACTGTTTGATAAATATAAAATCAATGAATTAGAGATGGAAAAAAACGATATAGATAAATGTATTTCAGCGTTTAAGAATTTAGTTGATTCTATCATTAGATTTAAAACCATTTTCCCTAATAATGATATGTTGGATGAATCATTAGCGGCTTTATCTTATGTAAATATTGGAATTGATAATTTTAAGGTTATTATGACAAAAATTAATGAGTTACAGCGATTATCATCACTAACCTATAACAATTATAAAAATATATCAAATTTTATTGTTATTCAACATAATAAGTTTAAAGAAAATATAGATTCAGAAATAATATATGATTTTATTCAGAATTATGTCATTAAGATTGTAGATAATAGAGCGTCTGCGTGGGATTTGGAAGCAACCAAGACAATGGGAGTTATTGAAGATTTTGTTAGTGTAATTATTAGCAAAGAAGGAAATTTTTTGAAAGATATTTCTCGAGTTATAAACAATTTAATTTGGAAGATAAATAATGATAAAAATTTAACGGACTATCGGACAAGATTTTTTACAAGGGTTATTATCCCCTTGTTTAAGATTGCTAATGGAAACATTAAAGAGGAATTAATTTCTTTGATTAATAATGAGCTAAAAACGAATTTTAATGTTGAATTATATGTAGTCGCATGTCTGAGGGATGTAATCACTCCAAATCAGGAATTCGAGGAATGTTTTATAAATACTTTGGTTTCGTTTGTCGATAAAGCAAATGGAAATTCTATACCCAATCCTATAGATACATATATGGGATATTTAATTAATTTAATATATGCAAAAAAGGTAGTAGAAATTAATAAGTATGATGTATTTAAAGGGAAAAGCGACTTATTTGATTTTATCTATGATATGAATAATTTTAACTTTAGCAAGTTTGATTTAAAATGGTTAACCCAATTACCAGAAGCAATTAATAACAGGATTATTGAGGTTGATGGGGCAAAAGAGTTAATAAAAAATAAAATACGTGAATTTATAATTTCTGGTAGTGCAGAAATAAGTTTAATAAAATTATATTTCGAGTATTATGAGTAG
- a CDS encoding DUF2281 domain-containing protein: MTLAEKLLQDFQGLPEEKKQQVIDFVEFLKSKQQQELEAMMDDIIDTNKEALMELAK, encoded by the coding sequence ATGACTTTAGCTGAAAAACTATTGCAAGACTTTCAGGGATTGCCCGAAGAAAAGAAGCAGCAGGTTATTGATTTTGTTGAGTTCCTTAAGAGTAAGCAGCAACAAGAGTTGGAAGCCATGATGGATGACATAATAGATACTAATAAAGAAGCGTTGATGGAGCTGGCTAAGTGA
- a CDS encoding transcriptional regulator, translating to MTKQPEEKSKFVRVQELAEILDVSVPHAYRIMRKLNNELEEKGYIITAGRLSRKYLEERMYN from the coding sequence ATGACTAAGCAACCAGAAGAAAAATCTAAGTTTGTAAGAGTTCAAGAGCTTGCAGAAATACTTGATGTTTCCGTACCTCATGCTTATAGAATTATGAGGAAACTCAATAATGAGTTAGAGGAAAAAGGTTATATTATTACTGCTGGTAGACTATCCCGAAAGTATTTGGAAGAACGCATGTATAACTGA
- a CDS encoding ATP-binding protein encodes MNYIHRAMENTFLRLSKEFPALLLTGPRQVGKTTMLQKMAEEENIGRKYVTLDDLTERQMAKNDPKMFLQIHKPPVFIDEVQYAPELFTYIKIHVDQNRRAGDFWLTGSQVFKLMEGIQESLAGRVCLLHMSPISQAEIDGASTAPFVLDFEQLSQRVKERTPIDTPALYERIFRGGMPALISGQYSDHRAVYSSYISTYIDRDVKELSGTIDSLRFMDFITAAAALCGQMLNYKTIADAAGIDQITAKNWLGILERLGIVFYLHPYSNNMLKRMVTKPKLYFYDCGLVAYLTKWSSSDTLMNGAMSGAILENFAVSEIVKSYHNCGWEAFIYYYRDKDTKEIDILLEDSGKLYPMEIKKTATPQKQLTRVFGVIDKATLERGTGAILCTTDRLSAFDSQNLIVPIWGI; translated from the coding sequence ATGAATTATATACACAGAGCAATGGAGAATACGTTTCTCCGTCTTAGCAAGGAATTTCCCGCACTGCTGCTCACCGGTCCAAGGCAGGTTGGCAAGACAACCATGCTGCAAAAAATGGCGGAGGAGGAAAACATAGGGCGGAAGTATGTGACACTGGACGATTTGACGGAACGCCAAATGGCGAAGAACGATCCGAAGATGTTCCTGCAAATCCATAAGCCGCCGGTGTTTATCGATGAGGTACAGTATGCACCGGAGCTGTTTACCTATATCAAAATACATGTTGACCAAAACCGACGGGCCGGTGACTTTTGGTTGACTGGTTCGCAGGTATTCAAGTTGATGGAGGGGATACAGGAATCTCTGGCCGGGCGTGTCTGCCTGCTGCATATGTCTCCCATATCACAGGCGGAGATTGATGGTGCTTCCACCGCACCTTTTGTGCTGGATTTTGAGCAGTTGTCACAGCGGGTAAAAGAGCGCACTCCTATTGATACGCCTGCACTTTATGAGCGTATTTTCAGAGGCGGTATGCCTGCCCTCATCAGCGGGCAGTATAGCGACCATCGGGCAGTGTATTCCAGCTATATCAGTACCTATATAGACCGGGATGTGAAAGAGCTTTCCGGTACCATTGATTCACTCAGGTTTATGGATTTCATCACGGCCGCCGCAGCTCTGTGCGGACAGATGCTCAACTACAAGACCATCGCTGACGCTGCCGGCATTGACCAGATTACCGCCAAAAACTGGCTGGGGATTTTAGAGCGACTGGGCATTGTGTTTTATCTTCATCCTTATTCCAACAATATGCTTAAACGCATGGTAACTAAGCCTAAGCTGTATTTCTATGACTGCGGGTTAGTGGCCTACCTGACCAAATGGAGCAGCAGTGATACCCTGATGAATGGTGCCATGAGTGGTGCGATTCTTGAGAATTTTGCGGTATCTGAGATTGTCAAGAGCTATCACAATTGCGGCTGGGAGGCCTTTATTTATTATTATCGGGATAAGGATACTAAGGAGATTGACATTCTGCTAGAGGACAGTGGCAAGCTATACCCCATGGAAATCAAGAAAACTGCCACGCCTCAAAAGCAGCTAACTCGTGTGTTTGGTGTAATTGACAAGGCTACTTTGGAACGTGGAACAGGGGCTATACTTTGTACAACTGACAGGTTATCGGCGTTTGACAGCCAGAATTTGATTGTGCCTATTTGGGGGATATAA
- a CDS encoding TFIIB-type zinc ribbon-containing protein: MQYTVFENGLDFILSAINNLSVANEGAIDEAEKKRLIKYALLHLSSGIELVFKHHLLQENWTYVFADMNKARKKDLETGDLKSADSETIIGRLENLCDINLNESDKRCLKNLRGRRNKAEHFKLDENILSIESSIHKSISILIKFIAEHYDIEEFSEEERQLFFEIKDAMRGLTQHYDDAKLLARKELEQSGESAIICPECKEKFLVIDGGSVKCCFCKYEDSGESAAEDYVNNVLGMDAYSTIKDGGEYPLYTCLECGCESFVFDYEKGTAICFSCGHQCDIDELSFCSCCGALLYNHADCIEICSDCLDYKINKDD; encoded by the coding sequence TTGCAATACACAGTTTTTGAAAATGGGTTAGATTTTATTTTATCAGCGATTAATAATCTATCGGTTGCTAATGAAGGTGCGATTGATGAGGCTGAGAAAAAGAGACTAATTAAGTACGCATTACTTCATTTATCATCTGGAATAGAGCTTGTATTTAAACATCATTTACTGCAAGAGAATTGGACATACGTTTTTGCAGATATGAATAAGGCGAGAAAGAAAGATTTGGAAACAGGCGATTTAAAAAGCGCTGATAGTGAGACCATCATTGGGCGTTTGGAAAATCTATGTGATATAAATCTTAATGAATCAGACAAGCGATGCTTGAAAAATTTAAGAGGAAGGCGTAATAAAGCAGAGCATTTTAAGTTAGACGAGAATATTTTGTCTATTGAAAGCTCTATTCATAAAAGTATTTCTATTTTGATAAAGTTTATAGCAGAACATTATGATATTGAGGAATTTAGTGAAGAAGAACGTCAGCTTTTTTTCGAGATAAAGGATGCCATGCGAGGTCTTACGCAACACTATGACGATGCTAAGTTATTAGCACGAAAAGAACTTGAACAAAGTGGGGAATCCGCGATAATTTGCCCAGAGTGTAAAGAGAAATTTTTAGTGATAGATGGTGGTAGCGTAAAATGCTGTTTTTGTAAGTATGAGGACAGTGGAGAATCAGCGGCCGAAGACTATGTTAATAATGTTTTAGGTATGGATGCGTATTCAACCATTAAGGATGGCGGTGAATATCCGCTTTATACATGTCTTGAATGTGGGTGCGAATCGTTTGTGTTTGATTATGAAAAAGGTACAGCTATTTGTTTTTCTTGCGGGCATCAGTGCGATATAGACGAATTGTCATTTTGTAGTTGCTGTGGAGCGTTGTTATATAATCATGCTGACTGTATAGAAATCTGTTCGGATTGTCTGGACTATAAGATTAACAAAGATGATTGA
- a CDS encoding sigma-70 family RNA polymerase sigma factor produces the protein MSKPINLTNEELVKEYQAGNEAALTQLIENNMKLIYYFAKRLYPTIQKTPFDKDDLVQEGLIGFMQSVEKFEHYEGVKFITYAGYNVRYAMLTFINRRVIEREYKNNSTSRRIHTTSLNEIIPGSTDLTLEAVIQDKDAEQPFNFVDDEIDNDILREDLLNLLEDVLGRGSFRVRVLKMYYGFEGLPLSFDDVGELCELSGSRVQQLHNDSIWRIRKSPGGQAFMKKYQWMMLNSLEDRRDELNQFMDTSRIVCEMETIDELINNVLSACG, from the coding sequence ATGTCTAAACCGATTAATTTGACTAATGAAGAACTGGTCAAGGAATATCAAGCAGGGAATGAAGCGGCACTTACTCAGCTAATTGAAAATAACATGAAGTTGATTTATTATTTCGCAAAACGCCTTTACCCTACAATACAGAAAACACCTTTTGACAAGGATGATCTTGTTCAGGAAGGCTTAATTGGCTTTATGCAATCAGTAGAGAAATTCGAACACTATGAAGGTGTTAAATTTATTACTTATGCTGGCTATAATGTGCGGTATGCCATGCTGACTTTTATAAATCGTAGGGTTATTGAACGGGAATATAAAAATAACTCTACTAGTCGAAGAATACACACAACAAGTCTTAATGAAATTATACCGGGCAGTACAGACCTGACATTGGAAGCTGTAATTCAGGATAAGGATGCAGAGCAGCCATTTAATTTCGTTGATGATGAAATTGACAATGACATTTTACGCGAAGATTTGCTAAACCTGTTGGAAGATGTTTTAGGGCGGGGCAGTTTCAGAGTACGTGTATTGAAAATGTATTATGGTTTTGAAGGTTTGCCACTGAGTTTTGATGATGTTGGCGAACTTTGTGAGTTGTCGGGAAGTCGTGTTCAACAATTACACAATGATTCTATTTGGAGAATACGCAAAAGCCCAGGAGGGCAGGCGTTCATGAAAAAATATCAATGGATGATGCTTAATTCCCTGGAGGATAGAAGGGACGAGTTAAACCAGTTTATGGATACATCCCGAATTGTATGTGAAATGGAAACCATTGACGAGTTAATAAACAATGTACTTAGTGCCTGTGGGTAA
- a CDS encoding DUF2335 domain-containing protein — protein sequence MGQKFNRHRDSIERGAQSRPSEVEAVVEPEVLDEKDKHEPRTNNVRRVLSAERYIGPIPPAEEFAKYGQVMPTAPERILTVFEKDSDHTRNMQAIALRGEISRDCRSQWMAFFSILCSIGLTAFALAIGQDVAAALAGLASLFLVFKGAFSKSVSSVEEKEDTPKIENKV from the coding sequence ATGGGCCAAAAGTTTAACAGGCATCGAGATTCTATTGAAAGAGGAGCTCAGTCCAGACCTTCAGAAGTAGAAGCTGTGGTTGAACCGGAAGTATTAGATGAAAAAGATAAGCATGAGCCTCGAACTAATAATGTACGAAGAGTGCTCTCTGCGGAGCGGTATATAGGGCCAATTCCACCCGCTGAGGAATTTGCAAAGTATGGACAAGTTATGCCAACTGCACCGGAACGCATATTGACAGTATTTGAAAAAGATTCTGATCACACTCGTAACATGCAGGCTATAGCATTGCGAGGTGAAATATCCCGAGATTGTAGAAGTCAGTGGATGGCGTTCTTTTCCATATTATGTAGTATCGGTCTAACAGCTTTTGCATTGGCAATAGGTCAAGATGTTGCGGCTGCATTGGCGGGATTGGCTTCATTATTCTTGGTTTTTAAAGGTGCATTTTCAAAGTCAGTTTCATCCGTTGAGGAAAAAGAGGATACTCCTAAAATAGAAAATAAGGTATAA